Below is a genomic region from Scyliorhinus canicula chromosome 5, sScyCan1.1, whole genome shotgun sequence.
CAGCGAATTGGGACCTCCCTGGGCCTGACGCGGGCGCACACACCTACCTTTGCTGGGTTTGGCAGAGTTTGTTGGGAAGGGCTTGCTCACCTGGCCGTTCTTGCACAGATCTGCCCACATGCTGGTGCCGTCCCCTCCTCTCATCAGCACATGGTAGGTGAAGAAGTAGATGCCGGGGATGGAGCAGGTGAACTTGCCGCTGGTCGGGTCGTAGTGGTTGCCCAGGTTGGTGACCACGTCGTCGAACTTGAGCATCTCGTAGCCCTCGTGCGGCCGCTTGAGGCCGGCGTAGAAGGCGATCTTGGGCACCGTGCTGTAGGTGGCCGCGCTGATGGCTCCGGCGTTGGGCCCGGGAGGTCCTGGCAGGCCGGGTAAGCCCGGTCTCCCCGGCTCCCCCTTGCCTCCCGGTGAGCCGATGGAGCCGGGGGGCCCCGGTTCTCCGGGCGGACCCCGCGGGCCGGCTTTCCCCGACCTGCCGGGTTCGCCTTTGGGCCCTTGGATGAAGGTGGGTAAGGGCATCACGCTGTGGTCCCGCACCGTGTCCGCAGCCGCCGTGGTGGCTTTGCTGCCGTACGGGTCACACACCATCCGGCACGTCCCCAGCATCTCGTAGTGGGCGGAGGTCCCAGCCGAGTTCACCAGCACCGGGATCAGGATGACCAGCAGCAGCACCATGAGCACTCCCACCGCCGCGGCGATCAGGCGCTTCTTGCGGACGACTCGGGTGAGAGTGGGGCGATCGTCCTGCCTGCTTTTGGAAGAAATGGTGatggctgagtggggacctggaCCAGGGAGAAAAAGAAGTGAGACTTGTACAGCGCCGGGTGGTTCCCAATGAGGGCAGCAGCTCCCAGTGAGGGCAGCAGCTCCCAGTGAAGACAGCAGCTCCCAGTGAAGATAGCAACTCACAGTGAAGACAGCAGCTCCCAGTGAAGACAGCAGCTCCCAGTGAAGATAGCAACTCACAGTGAAGACAGCAGCTCCCAGTGAGGACAGCAGCTCCCAGTGAAGATAGCAACTCACAGTGAAGCCAGCAGCTCCCAGTGAAGACAGCAGCTCACAGTGAGGACAGCAGCTCCCAGTGAGGACAGCAGCTCCCAGTGAGGACAGCAGCTCCCAGTGAAGACAGCAGCTCACAGTGAGGACAGCAACTCACAGTGAAGACAGCAGCTCCCAGTGAGGACAGCAGCTCCCAGTGAGGACAGCAACAGCTCCCAGTGAGGACAGTAACTCACAGTGAGGACAGCAACAGCTCCCAGTGAAGACAGCAACTCACAGTGAGGACAGCAACAGCTCCCAGTGAAGACAGCAACTCACAGTGAGGACAGCAACAGTTCCCAGTGAAGACAGCAGCTCCCAGTGAGGACAGCAGCAGCTCCCAGTGAGGTCAGCAACAGCTCCCAGTGAAGACAGCAACTCACAGTGAGGACAGCAGCAGCTCCCAGTGAAGACAGCAGCTCCCAGTGAGGACAGCAGCAGCTCCCAGTGAGGACAGCAGCTCCCAGTGAGGACAGCAGCTCCCAGTGAAGACAGCAGCTCCCAGTGAGGGCAGCAGCTTCCAGTGAGGACAGCAGCAGCTCCCAGTGAGGACAGCAGCTCCCAGTCAGGGCAGCAGCT
It encodes:
- the LOC119966409 gene encoding complement C1q-like protein 3 → MVLLLVILIPVLVNSAGTSAHYEMLGTCRMVCDPYGSKATTAAADTVRDHSVMPLPTFIQGPKGEPGRSGKAGPRGPPGEPGPPGSIGSPGGKGEPGRPGLPGLPGPPGPNAGAISAATYSTVPKIAFYAGLKRPHEGYEMLKFDDVVTNLGNHYDPTSGKFTCSIPGIYFFTYHVLMRGGDGTSMWADLCKNGQVRASAIAQDADQNYDYASNSVVLHLDAGDEVYIKLDGGKAHGGNNNKYSTFSGFIVYAD